The DNA region ACGATGGCCCCCGTCACGATATGCCGGCTCGTCTGGGTGATGCGAGCGCCCACCAGGCGCTCCGTCACCACGATGGCGAAGACCACGATGGTGACGACACCACCCGCGTAGAGCAGGAGCTGCACGGCGGCCAGGAACTCGGCGTCGAGGGCCAGGAAGATGCCCGCCGTCGTGGTCAGCGACAGCGCCAGATAGAGCACCGAGTGGAAGAGGTTCTTGGTCAGGACCACCGCGAGGGCCGAGGCCAGGAGCACGGCCCCGAGGGCCCAGAACGTTATGGCCTCGAGGGTCACTCGGGCTTGCCCTCCACCTTGGCCTGTCCCGCCTCGGGGGCATGGGCAGCCGGCGCCTTGGGCGGCGTCTGCATGTCCCGCAACCCAGTGCCCGTCGCCCACGAGGCCTCGAAATCCAGCCCGATCGTGTGGAGGCGGTCCTTGTCCAGGAGGAGCTCGCGCCGATCCGTGGTGGCGAGGTCGAAGGACTTCATCATGATGATGGCGTCGGTGGGGCAGACCTGGACGCAGAGCTCGCAGAACTCGCAGGCGTAGAGCTCGAGGGTGAAGGTCTTGGCGAAGTTGCGCTTCTCCGCCTTCAACATCTCGACCTTGATCACCTGCGGCGGGCAGATGTACTCGCAGAGCCGGCAGCCGATGCAGTTCTCCTCGCCGGTCTCCTTGTCATAGGTCAGGGCTAGGATGCCGCGGAAGCGATCGGGGTAGACCCGCTTCACCTCCGGGTAGTGCACGGTCACGGGCTTGCGGAAGAAATTGATGAGGGTGATCCACATGGCGCGCCCGACGGCGCTCACCAGATTGCCCAGGTCGGGCCAGAAGTTCTGCCCAAGCTGCCTATCCACCGACGGGCCCCTTCCAGGCGACCACGACGGCCGTGGCCATGAGGAGCAGCAGCGCGGCCGGCAGCAGGAGCTTCCACGAAATGGCGAGGATCTGGTCCACGCGGATCCGAACGAAACTCCACCGGATCCAGGTCACGAGCAGGAACACGAACATGGCCTTGAGGAGGAAATAGAAAGCGCCGAGCCACGGCGAGCCCGCCGATCCCGGCCCGTCCCAGGCCCCCAGGAAGAGCAGCGCGCCCAGGAACGACGTGGCGATGATGTGGGCGTACTCGCCGAGCTGGATCAGGGCGAACTTCATCCCCGAGTACTCGACGCGGAAGCCCGCCACCAGCTCGGACTCGGCTTCCAGGATGTCGAAGGGCACGCGGTTCTCGGCGGCCAGGGTGGCCACGATGTACGCGATGAAGGCGAGCTGTCCGATGACGGGGTAGAAGATGAACCAGTGCAGCACGTCCGGCTGGGCGGCCGCGATGTCCGAGAGCTTGAGCGAGCCCGTGAGCAGCACGGGGACGAGGGCCACGAAGAGGAAGGGCAGGTCGTACGAGATGATCTGGTTGACCGCCCGCATGGCCGAGAGGAGCGCGTACTTGTTGTTCGAGCCCCACCCGCCCATGAAGAGGCCCACGATCTCCATAGCCGAGACGGCGAGGAAGAAGAGGATGCCGATGTTGAGATCGGCTACCCCGAGGCCCGGGGCGAAGGGCAGGGTGGCGAAGATCAGCATGCACGGAACGAGGAAGACGATGGGGGCCAGGTTGTAGACGGCGCGGTCGGCCAGGCGGGGCACGATGTCTTCCTTCATCATGAGCTTGACCGCATCGGCGATGGGCTGGAGGAGCCCGTGCGGCCCCACCCGATAGGGCCCGATGCGCGACTGCATGCGCGCGGCGAACTTGCGCTCGAGGAGAGTGACATAGGTGACCATGGCGACCACCGCGTTCAGCACGATGAAGCCCACGACAAAGTGGTAGAGGACGCTCCACATCAGCGGATCCCTCTCCGTCGACGTGGGAAACGCACCACCTCCTCACCCTGCCCTCTCCCCCTCAAGGGGGAGAGGGATCCTGACATCTTGTCTATTTCAGAGTAGGGAACTTCAGTTACATCCCTCTCCCCCGTCAGGGGGAGAGGGC from Candidatus Methylomirabilota bacterium includes:
- a CDS encoding NADH-quinone oxidoreductase subunit I; the protein is MDRQLGQNFWPDLGNLVSAVGRAMWITLINFFRKPVTVHYPEVKRVYPDRFRGILALTYDKETGEENCIGCRLCEYICPPQVIKVEMLKAEKRNFAKTFTLELYACEFCELCVQVCPTDAIIMMKSFDLATTDRRELLLDKDRLHTIGLDFEASWATGTGLRDMQTPPKAPAAHAPEAGQAKVEGKPE
- the nuoH gene encoding NADH-quinone oxidoreductase subunit NuoH, with translation MWSVLYHFVVGFIVLNAVVAMVTYVTLLERKFAARMQSRIGPYRVGPHGLLQPIADAVKLMMKEDIVPRLADRAVYNLAPIVFLVPCMLIFATLPFAPGLGVADLNIGILFFLAVSAMEIVGLFMGGWGSNNKYALLSAMRAVNQIISYDLPFLFVALVPVLLTGSLKLSDIAAAQPDVLHWFIFYPVIGQLAFIAYIVATLAAENRVPFDILEAESELVAGFRVEYSGMKFALIQLGEYAHIIATSFLGALLFLGAWDGPGSAGSPWLGAFYFLLKAMFVFLLVTWIRWSFVRIRVDQILAISWKLLLPAALLLLMATAVVVAWKGPVGG
- a CDS encoding NADH-quinone oxidoreductase subunit J, whose product is MTLEAITFWALGAVLLASALAVVLTKNLFHSVLYLALSLTTTAGIFLALDAEFLAAVQLLLYAGGVVTIVVFAIVVTERLVGARITQTSRHIVTGAIVAGALLTAVLGFLRSVPLPVERPPLTVDVTRAIGQVLLSEFVLPFELLAVLLLVGLLGALYFARPEE